The Synergistaceae bacterium DNA window AAAAACTACGCCATTCGACTGGATTCAGGGGACCTGTCCTATCTTTCGAAAATGGCCCGCAAAATGCTGGACGACGCCGGACTGACCGAGTGCAAAATCGTGGCCTCCAACTCCCTCGACGAATATCTGATCCGCGATCTGCTGATGCAGGGGGCAAAGGTGGATATTTTCGGGGTGGGAGAGCGCCTGATCACCTCTCGAAACTCTCCCGTGTTCGACGGCGTGTATAAGCTGGTGGCGGTGGAGGAAAACGGCGTCATCGCCCCAAAAATCAAGATCAGCGAGAATACGGCAAAAATCACGAACCCCCATTTCAAGAGGGTGTTTCGTCTTTTCGACAGGGAGAGCGGCAAGGCCGTGGCGGACCAGTTGTGCATTTACAACGAAACGATCGACGAGAGCAAACCTCTCACCATTTTCGACCCCTGCGCGGCATGGAAAAGCAAGACATTGACGCATTTCACGGCCCATGAACTGCAGGTTCCCGTTTTCAGGAACGGTCTTCGGGTTTACGACAGCCCTTCCATCGATAAAATCAGAACATACTGCGAACAGCAGGTGGACTTGCTCTGGGACGAGGTTAAGCGATTTGAGAACCCTCACACGTATTACGTGGATTTGTCTCAAAAACTTTGGCAGGTGAAATCTGAACTGTGTGAACGTTTTTCCTCACGCTTCAGCGGAAAATAAGCGTTAATTATTATTAATTGTTATTAATTAATAGAAGGGATGATGACTGATGGCGCTGTTTGACGCGCAGGTAGATATTGCGGTTCCGGGCCTGGACGCCGTAAAGCTCCCCTGTATGGTCCGTGTTCGTCAGAAAATGACCGGAGACAGAGTGGAGAACGTGGAGGAGGAGGTCCGTCGGGAGATGGACGCCCTCGCGGCAAACCAGCACCTCGACCTCACGGGCAAAAACATTGCCGTGACGGCTGGCAGTCGGGGAATCGCCGATTACGCGAAACTTCTCCACGCTGTCGTCTCCAAACTGAAGGAAATGGGCGCGAAACCCTTTATTTTCCCTGCTATGGGAAGTCATGGAGGGGCCACCGCCGAAGGTCAGAGAGAGCTGCTGGAGCGATACGGAATAACCGAAGCCGCCATGGGCGTTCCCATACGTTCGTCCATGGAAACCGTAACCGTGGGGGCTTTGCCTGACGGAACAGCGGTTTACTGCGATAAATTCGCCTGGGAAGCGGACGGAATCGTCCTTTTTAATCGGGTCAAAGCCCACACGGACTTCAAGGGCGACTGGGAAAGCGGACTTTTAAAGATGTGCGCCATCGGCGTCGGCAAGCACGCGGGAGCGACCGCCATGCACCGCGCCGGATTCGTGCGCTTTCATCAGCAAATCCCCGAACTGGGCCGTTTTTTTCTGAAGAAGGCGAAAGTTCTTTTCGGCATCGCCTCCGTCGAAAACGGCTATGAACAGGTGATGCGCGTGGAAGCCATCCCCACGGATAAAATCGTTGACCGGGAGCGGGAGCTGCTGGTTCTGGCGAAAAAAAGCATGGCCCGTCTTCCTTTCGATGATATCGACATTCTGGCGGTGGACGAGATCGGCAAGAATATCAGTGGCTCCGGCATGGACCCCAACGTCATCGGACGCCCCGGCATGAGAGAAATCACCTTCCCCGGAACGCCCCATATCGGCTGTATCGTGGTTCTGGGGCTGTCTGAAGCCACCCACGGAAGCGGCGTGGGCATAGGAGCCGGAGACATCACCACGAGGCGAACCGTCGCGGAGATCGACCTGGCCCAGACCTACATCAATCACGTTACGTCGGGCGCCGTAAAGGGCGCAGCCATCCCCCTCGTGGCGAAGGACGACGAAGAGGCCATGCGCATCGCCCTTTACTCGGTCCCCTTCCGGGAGGGCGGAGAGCGTATCGTCCACATTCGCAACACACTGTTGTTGGAGGAGTTCGAAGTTTCCGAAAACATGTTGCCGGAAATTCGGCAGCGCCCGGAGTTGGCCATAATCGGCGAACCTCATCCCATGCCACTGACGGACGGGCGTTTGGCCAGGGTATAACGCCATTTGAAGTCAAAGATCTGACGTGAGAATTGTTTATAGCGGATTGCGTAATCGTGTGCTGAAAAGAGACGCTTAATGCCGGTAAGTGACAAACAAATTCAATGGACGGTCGAAGTCTCCGCGACGGGGCTCGACAACAGAAAAACAACGCGGCTCATGGCGCTGGACGACGTAAATCTGGCCCTGTTCGAAGCCCGATATGTGGAACGGGCACGGGGTTCTCAGGCGTCCTTTCGGAAGTTTCGGGAAACCTGGGAAGGAGAGGCCAATCGCTTGTCATTACGGCCCCGAGCGCATATTCTGCCGGTAAAAGATGTTTTTGGAGAAGAAAATTCCCTGTTTCAGAAATTTTCTCTCCCCAAGACGGGGTGTTTGGCGTCCGTCTGGACCCTTGGGCCAGGAGCGGAACCCGGGGAAATCGGAGAGGCGGACGCGGCGGTGGCGTTGCTGCTGGATATGGCCGCAACTTTCCTGCTTTTTGGAATCTGGCGGCAGGTGATATTACCCTGGGCCAGAGAGCTGCTGAAACCGGCGGGCCCCTGCATCGCCAAAACCCTCCAGCCCGATTCGGATTCGCTCCGCTCCGTTTTCGCGCTGAAGAATATCGGGGATGCGGGTGTTACTCTGAACCCATCGGGGGCGATGGTTCCCGCGAAAAGCCGCTGCGCCCTGATCCTCGCCGGAAACGCGGAGGAAAAGAAGGGATCGGGACGATGTTCCTCCTGCGATCCGCGCTGTATTTATGGAGAGCTGAACCTCTGCCCCCATTTGGAAGCGTTCGAGTGAAGCGGACGGAGCGTTCTGAAAAACAAATCCTGTCTGACGACAGAAAAGGAGAGGAAAAGGCCGCTCTTAAAAGCGGCCTTCCTTCATGGAAAGGAGAAATGAAAGAGAAAATCATGATATAAGTGACAGCGTAGTGATAATAACATCTATAACCGATCAGCATCTAGCGTATTTTGCTTACGCCATTAACGCAAATTTGATCTCTCCAGTTAAAAATATTGTGGAGTTTTTCTTTTCTTTTCTTAATCTTTGCCTGACGTCCAGGGAGAACAGCCTTCCGGAGAAAAATTTGTCTTCTTTGCTGTATACTTCCCGTATACTTTTTCCTTTTTATATTATCATTCTGAATATATTACGCTGAATATATTGCAGGATTCATGTATAATAGTTTACAATGATGGAGTAATTGTAAACTGCAACGGACAGAGAAAATTATTTTATGACACTCGCCTGACGAAGAAGAGTGAAATATTATTGTACAGGTCATTCACGGGTCACAAAATTTTATTATGGAAAGCGATGGAGCGTATTGGTGATAAAAAGACGGCTTGTGGCAGAGCTTGTGTTGTGTCTTGTTTTAACAGGAATCGCGCTGTCTCTTCCACGTATTTTTATAAACCGCCGTACGGTAGAAGATTTTGTTCGCCTGTGTGAAACCGGAACCGCCATTGAAGTTCAACTGGCCATTGACTCCGGCGCGGACGTCAATTCGCGCATGGGAGATGGCGGAACGGCGCTGATGGCGGCTGCCGGCGGCAATCCTGAGCCCGAGGTCATCGCGGTGCTGGTGGGTGACGGCGCCGAAATCAACGCCAGAGACAGGGAAAGCCAAACGGCTTTGATGTGGGCCGCCCGATTTTCCCACAACGCCGAAGTGATTACCGCCCTGATTCGCGCGGGAGCGGAGGTGAACATGCGAAACGAAAACGGCAGGACGGCCCTGATGCTGGCCGCCCGCAGAAACAGACCCGAAGTGATCGCCGCTTTGATCGAAGGGGGAGCCGACGTCAACCTTCGGGACAATGACGGCAAAACGGCCCTGATGCTGGCCGCTCAGTATACCCGCCATCCCGACGTCATCAGAGAACTGCTCAGAGGCGGCGCGAGAATTGACGCACGTAACGAAACACGTAACGAAAAAAAAGGCACAGCCGTGATGTGATTCGCTATAACTTAAAATTATCCTTCCTTCTCGATTATCCTTCTCGCAGATTTTTTCTTTCTTAATGTTAATATAAATTTTCGCTTAAATTAGATCCTTCTCCTGGATTTAATCCTTAATGAAGTCAATTGATTCAGTGACTGTTCAGAAGCGTCGAAACTGACGCGGGATACCATTTTCCCGTTCCGCTTATGGTCGCCACTCCATCACCGTTGAAGCTTCTGGCGATGTCGGAATAGGTCTTTCCGTCTTTTCGCAGCTTTTTGATGTTTTTGACGAGCATTTGTCTGTAATCTTCGGTGTTCATAGAGCTGAAATCCTTATCCTGAAGAACTTCAAACTGAAGAACTTCACAGGTCCTTTCCGCCGGCTCTTCCGGAGGAATATGCACGCTGTCTGCTTTGGACAGAACCGTATCCAAACGAGCATCCAGACGTTTCAGAATGTTTTCTTCAGAACGACGAATGGCTTTCAGCGTGACTTCTTCTTCCAAAATCCATTTTTGCAGGAGGTCTGAGGGTGTAAGGCCGGTCTGTTCCGAGAGATTTTCCATTCTGGCCGCGAGACCGCTGTCGGCCGTAAGGCATGAAAATGTTGCACTGGAATGACTTTTTTCGCTTTTTTTCAACGACATGTTTTATACTCCTTTATGAACCGCATATTTTAAACGTCATAACCGCCACGAGAGCCACAAAATACACAAAGCTCTGAACTTCTTTAATTTAACTATTATGATCTCAATCTGTAATCCCTATTTTTTCTTAATTTTCCTGTTGACAGGAATTTCAGCATACAGAAAAAACTCTCCTTTTAACCTTCTCCTAAAATCAGGCAACTCTTCCAATATAACCGTAAATAATTATCACTGCATACATAATATCATATAATTAAAGTATAAAGTATCATATAATTGACAATTATTTAACTTTTGCTTTCAAATTTCCATACCTCAAATTTTCATGTCAGGACGCTTTCTGAATTTTATATATCTTTTTCCGTTCCGTTCTCTCTTTGTTCTTATTCTTCGTCTATTTCTTCAGCTTCCCCACCGCCCCCGCATAGATGGGAAAAAGCTCCTCTTCATCCAGCCCGAGAAAACGCGTCAGTTCCAAATCTTTGAAAGCTCCGATACCGCAAACTCCGCAGCCGATGTTTGCCGCCGCCAGATAGAGATTTTCTCCCACGTGTCCGGCGTCCTGAAAGATTCCCCGCCAGGCCCGGGCGCGATAACGCCACTCGGAGCGATAGGCGTCGGCAACCCAGATGAACGTCGCTGCAGCCCGCTGAATGAAAATCTGATCGCTGCAAAGGGCGGCGATGTCCTTCGAAAAATCCCGTGAGACGTTCACTTCCTGCAAAGCGTGGTCCAGCGCCAGAAAACGATAAACCCCAGGCGGCAGCCCCTCCACCGCCCTCAGAACGAGATACGTCTCGAAGGGATGACGCCCGCCCGCCGAGGGAACGGTGCGATACGTACGCCGCGACCCCACGGCGAAGCCCGTTTTTCGTACTCCCTGGGTTGCCCACAACAGCCAGGACAGCTCGTCCTGCGTCAACGGAACGTCCGCATAGGCCCGAATGGACTGACGCGACTCCATCGCCTCGCGAAGGTCCATTGAAGGCACTTTCAGAGCGCTCCCCTTAGCCAGAGGCACGATCTTTTTGTCCGGATCGGACGGCCGCTCCAGGGGCGGTTGGGGCAGATTCTGCTCCTGATCGGACGGCCCTCCAAGATTTTCATAATATGTGGCGCGAATGAACGCTCTCCCCGAATTTTCTCTGTCCATTAAATGACCTCCCATTATAGCGGATTACGTAATCGTGCACTAAAAAAACGCTTAACGCTGGTAAGTGACGCACAAAAATTTATACAGAAAAAGCCAGCGGCTCTAATTTAAATTCTCCAAATTAAGCATTATACATTAATCTTTGAGTTATAATCAAAATATAAATAAACACAGAAACATACAGGATTGTCTCCTCCGCAAAAAAAAATCCCCCGCCGGCTTAATCGGCAGGGGAGTATTCTGCAGAAAGAATATTGGGTTAAAACGCTGAAAAACCCGTTCCAATCAGGATATAGGCCACAAATCCCACAACGATGCCGTAAAGCAGGAAGGGCCAGAAAGTTTTTTTGATGATGTCGCCTTCGCGGTTCGACAGCCCGACCACCGCGCAGACCGCCACCACATTGTGGACGCAGATCATATTGCCCATGGCGCCGCCGGCGGCCTGAGCCGCTATGATAATCATTTTCGGAAGGTTGAGCTGCGTCGCCACGTCCCACTGGAACATACCGAAAAGCATGTCCGAGACGGTGTTGGAACCGGTGATGAAAGCGCCCAGACCGCCCACATAAGACGCGAAAGCGGGCCAGACTCCACCGAAAATATCCGACATGGTGATCGCCATGGCCAAAGGCATGGAGGGCAGATACTTCGCGCTTCCGGCGGCCACCTGTTCCGCGATGGCGGGGTTGACTCCCGAACCCTGGAAGATTTTCACCAGAGCCACGGCGGCGATAAGGGACACGGTGGCGGCCTTCATTTTCACGAAAGTATCTTTCCAGGCTTTGACGACCTTGTCCCCCGACATTCCATGCAGGAAAACGGTCAAAACGGCGATGAGCATAAAGGGAATGGTTCCGGGCAGATAGAGCAGCTTGATGCTGTTCTCATTGACTCCCTTGTAGCCCAGGATATCGTTGAAGGCCAGGACGCCGTATTTGTTCATGGCGGCTTTGAGCGGCAGGGAGTCGATGCGGGTCACCACAAGGATAAGGCCGATGAGAATGTAGGGCATCCAGGCCGCGAGCTGGCTCATATGGGGTTTGAGTTCCAGTTTGTCGGAAACTGCTATTTCGCCCGTCCAGCTTTTTTCCCACTTGGAAATCTCTCCGAAAGTCCACACGTCTTTGGGCACGCAGAAGCCCCGCTGCGCGCCGTACATGACGATGCCGAGGCCCACCAGACCGCCCACCAGCGAAGGCGTCTCCGGCCCCAAAAGCCATGCCAGAGCCATATAAGGAACGGAAAACGCGAACGCCGCGAAAACGTAGAACTTCCACGCGGCGAAACCGTCGCGCCAGGAACGATTGGCTCCAAAGAACCGGGTGACGAAACCCAGCAGGAAAATGGGCAGAATGAAGGCCATGGGAACGTGCATCAGGGTGACCGTTTCGCCTATGCGTTTCAGAACCAGTTCCACCGACTGAAAATCTCCGGCGGATACCGCCGCTTCCATCACCGCTCGTATGGAAGCGCCAAATCCCGTCAAAATGGGGGTGCCCACAGCACCGAAGGTGACGGGAAACGAGTTGAAGGCCAGGCAGAGCACCGCCGCAGCCAGAGGAGGGAAACCCAGCGCGAGAAGCAGGGGCGCCGACAGGGCCGCCGGCGTTCCAAAACCGGCCGCGCCTTCGATAAACGCGCTGAACAGGTATCCGACGATAATGGCCTGAACGCGCATGTCCCTGCTGATGCTTTGCATTCCGTACTGAATGGTCTCCATTCCTCCGGAATATTGCAAAGTGTGCAAAATGAGCAGCGCTCCGAAAACGATGATCAAAACGCTGAGAGCGCTGCTGACGCCCTGCAGGCTGAGCGCCAAGACGTAGGGAACCGGAAGCCCCCACACCGCAACCGCCGCCACGGCGCAGGTGAGCCACGCCACAGGCATGGCTTTCATGGCGCCCATGCGCAGCCCCACCATCAACACCAACGCCACCAGAATGGGAATCAGAGCAATAACCGCAAGCACAGTCACTGACATAACCTTATTCCCTCCCTTTCCATGCGTGAAATATCATACTTTAACCGTGTTCGTAAAAACATGGGTTACCGGCATAAAATTTCCTCCGCAAAACTGCGTTGATCGTTACGCGAAAATTTTGCCCGGATTCATGATGTTGTTGGGGTCCCAGGCCTTTTTGACGGCTCTCATAAGTTCCAGTTCCACCGGATCGATGAGGTTTTTCAGGTGCTCCCGGCGCTTGATGCCAATTCCGTGCTCGCCGCTGATTTTACCGCCCAGTTCGTGAGTAACCTTATAAAGCTCTTCCAGGCAGAGGGCTTCATTTTTTTCCCAGTCTTCCATGGACATTTCGGGGTCCCTGACCAGGGTGGCGTGAAGGTTGCCGTCCCCCGCGTGCCCGTAACAGGGAATCTGCACGCCGTACTTCTTTCCCATTCTGTCCAGCTCGGGGATAATTTCGGGAATCCGCGAAGTGGGAACGACGATGTCCTCCAGACTCTGAACGGGGCTGTAAACCTTGAACGCCTCGGCAATGTTCCGCCGCACTTTCCATATTCGCTCGACGTTGTTTTTATCTTCCGCCACATACACTTCGGTAGCGCCGTGCTCTTCGCAGAGCTTTCCCGCCGCCACAAGGTCCGCTTCGATCTGAGAGCGGTTGTTTCCGTCCATTTCGATAAGGAGCATGGCCCCGCAGTTTTCGTAAGGCAGACTTTCATTCAGATATTTGCAGCTCGTGATGACCGAGAGCTGATCCATAAATTCGATGCTGGTGGGAGCGATGCCTGCGGAAAGAATGACGGGAACGAGGTCGATGGCCTCCTGAGGCGTTTTGAAGAGCGCCAGGAGGTCCGATGCAGCCGTGGGATACCCGATCAGCCTGATGTACGCCTTCGTGACGATGCCCAGCGTGCCTTCGGAGCCGATGACCAGAGACTTCAGGTCGTAGCCGCTCACGTCCTTGACGAGTTTTCCTCCCAGCTGGACGACCTCTCCCAGGGGCGTGACCAGTTCCACCCCAAGAACGTACCGCCCCGTGACGCCGTACTTGACCGCCTTTCCGCCCCCCGCGTTCTCCGCGATGTTGCCCCCGATCATGCAGGTTTGCAAACTCATGGGATATCCCGCGAAAAAGAGCCCTTCCGCCTGCACCAGCGTGGCCAGGTCGTTGGTCACTATTCCCGCCTCCATCACGGCCACCATGTTGGCCCGATCCAGCTCCAGAAGCCTGTTCATCTTTTCCAGAGAAAGGACGATGCCGCCGTACTCCGGAATTGCGCCTCCGGAGAGCCCGGACCCCGCCCCCCTGGGGGTGATGGGGATGCGCTCCCTGTTGGCCAGCTTCACCACCTCCGCCACCTGCTCCGTGGTAAGGGGCGTCACCGCCGCCTCGGGCATGTGTCCGTAAACCTCGGCGCTGGTTTCGTCATGGGAATAGGCCTCCAGTTTCTCTTCATCCGTAAAGACGTTGCCGGGCCCGACGATTTTCCGCAGCGCCTCGACGACGTCCGGAGTTACCGGATTGTAAGTGTTGTCAGCCATGTTTTACCCCTCGCCTTTCATTTTTTTGTCGAGCCGTTTTTGAATTTCCGGAATGACCTGGAACGCATCCCCCACAATGGCGAGATCCGCTATTTTGTGCAGCGTCGCGTCGGGGTCGGGGTTGATGGACACGATGGTTTCGCTGGTCTTGATCCCCGCCAGGTGCTGAATGGCGCCGGATATGCCTATGCCCACGTAAATCCTGGGAGACACGGTTTTGCCGCTCAGTCCCACCTGATGAGGATAGGAAACCCATCCCCGATCCACTGCGTCCCGTGACGCCCCCACCGCCGCGTTCAGCCGTTTCGCCAGGTCCGTGACGAGGTGGAAGTTCTCGCCTTTTTTGAGGCCGCGGCCTCCGGCGATGACGATATCCGCTTCATCAAGGCCCTGGGTGTCCGACTCTTCATTCCGGTAGCCCAGCACCTGAGTCCTCGGGTCCAGCAGCGATTTCTCGAAAGGAAGGTTCACCACATCTCCGGTTCGGGAGGCGTCCTCCGGAAGAGGACGGGACGACTTCGGGCGCACCGTGGCCATCTGGGGCCGATGGTCGGGGGTTTTGATGGTGGCCATGATGTTGCCTCCGATGGCGGGTCGGGTTTGCAGGAGGTTCCCCGTGCCCTCCTCGATGTCGAGCTCCGTGCAGTCGGCGGTGAGTCCCGTGGGGATTTTCACCGCCGTGTAGGGCATGAGAGTCCTGCCCGCGGAGGTGGCCGCCGCCAGAAATACGGAAGGCTGATATTTTCTGATGAGGGATTCCAGCACCCGGGAGTAGGTTTCACACACGAAGTACTTCAGCTCCGGAGCCTGCACCGCGTAAACCGCGTCCGCCCCGTGCCGGATCAGCGTCTTCAGGTCGGAATCGGAAACT harbors:
- a CDS encoding DUF362 domain-containing protein, whose translation is MALFDAQVDIAVPGLDAVKLPCMVRVRQKMTGDRVENVEEEVRREMDALAANQHLDLTGKNIAVTAGSRGIADYAKLLHAVVSKLKEMGAKPFIFPAMGSHGGATAEGQRELLERYGITEAAMGVPIRSSMETVTVGALPDGTAVYCDKFAWEADGIVLFNRVKAHTDFKGDWESGLLKMCAIGVGKHAGATAMHRAGFVRFHQQIPELGRFFLKKAKVLFGIASVENGYEQVMRVEAIPTDKIVDRERELLVLAKKSMARLPFDDIDILAVDEIGKNISGSGMDPNVIGRPGMREITFPGTPHIGCIVVLGLSEATHGSGVGIGAGDITTRRTVAEIDLAQTYINHVTSGAVKGAAIPLVAKDDEEAMRIALYSVPFREGGERIVHIRNTLLLEEFEVSENMLPEIRQRPELAIIGEPHPMPLTDGRLARV
- a CDS encoding ankyrin repeat domain-containing protein — encoded protein: MIKRRLVAELVLCLVLTGIALSLPRIFINRRTVEDFVRLCETGTAIEVQLAIDSGADVNSRMGDGGTALMAAAGGNPEPEVIAVLVGDGAEINARDRESQTALMWAARFSHNAEVITALIRAGAEVNMRNENGRTALMLAARRNRPEVIAALIEGGADVNLRDNDGKTALMLAAQYTRHPDVIRELLRGGARIDARNETRNEKKGTAVM
- a CDS encoding recombinase family protein, encoding MSLKKSEKSHSSATFSCLTADSGLAARMENLSEQTGLTPSDLLQKWILEEEVTLKAIRRSEENILKRLDARLDTVLSKADSVHIPPEEPAERTCEVLQFEVLQDKDFSSMNTEDYRQMLVKNIKKLRKDGKTYSDIARSFNGDGVATISGTGKWYPASVSTLLNSH
- a CDS encoding SagB/ThcOx family dehydrogenase produces the protein MDRENSGRAFIRATYYENLGGPSDQEQNLPQPPLERPSDPDKKIVPLAKGSALKVPSMDLREAMESRQSIRAYADVPLTQDELSWLLWATQGVRKTGFAVGSRRTYRTVPSAGGRHPFETYLVLRAVEGLPPGVYRFLALDHALQEVNVSRDFSKDIAALCSDQIFIQRAAATFIWVADAYRSEWRYRARAWRGIFQDAGHVGENLYLAAANIGCGVCGIGAFKDLELTRFLGLDEEELFPIYAGAVGKLKK
- a CDS encoding L-lactate permease: MSVTVLAVIALIPILVALVLMVGLRMGAMKAMPVAWLTCAVAAVAVWGLPVPYVLALSLQGVSSALSVLIIVFGALLILHTLQYSGGMETIQYGMQSISRDMRVQAIIVGYLFSAFIEGAAGFGTPAALSAPLLLALGFPPLAAAVLCLAFNSFPVTFGAVGTPILTGFGASIRAVMEAAVSAGDFQSVELVLKRIGETVTLMHVPMAFILPIFLLGFVTRFFGANRSWRDGFAAWKFYVFAAFAFSVPYMALAWLLGPETPSLVGGLVGLGIVMYGAQRGFCVPKDVWTFGEISKWEKSWTGEIAVSDKLELKPHMSQLAAWMPYILIGLILVVTRIDSLPLKAAMNKYGVLAFNDILGYKGVNENSIKLLYLPGTIPFMLIAVLTVFLHGMSGDKVVKAWKDTFVKMKAATVSLIAAVALVKIFQGSGVNPAIAEQVAAGSAKYLPSMPLAMAITMSDIFGGVWPAFASYVGGLGAFITGSNTVSDMLFGMFQWDVATQLNLPKMIIIAAQAAGGAMGNMICVHNVVAVCAVVGLSNREGDIIKKTFWPFLLYGIVVGFVAYILIGTGFSAF
- a CDS encoding FAD-binding protein gives rise to the protein MADNTYNPVTPDVVEALRKIVGPGNVFTDEEKLEAYSHDETSAEVYGHMPEAAVTPLTTEQVAEVVKLANRERIPITPRGAGSGLSGGAIPEYGGIVLSLEKMNRLLELDRANMVAVMEAGIVTNDLATLVQAEGLFFAGYPMSLQTCMIGGNIAENAGGGKAVKYGVTGRYVLGVELVTPLGEVVQLGGKLVKDVSGYDLKSLVIGSEGTLGIVTKAYIRLIGYPTAASDLLALFKTPQEAIDLVPVILSAGIAPTSIEFMDQLSVITSCKYLNESLPYENCGAMLLIEMDGNNRSQIEADLVAAGKLCEEHGATEVYVAEDKNNVERIWKVRRNIAEAFKVYSPVQSLEDIVVPTSRIPEIIPELDRMGKKYGVQIPCYGHAGDGNLHATLVRDPEMSMEDWEKNEALCLEELYKVTHELGGKISGEHGIGIKRREHLKNLIDPVELELMRAVKKAWDPNNIMNPGKIFA
- a CDS encoding electron transfer flavoprotein subunit alpha/FixB family protein, encoding MTEKTENTQHAVWTLAEQFDGRLKAVSFELLARGRKLADKLGVPLVSVLIGDGVSDSDLKTLIRHGADAVYAVQAPELKYFVCETYSRVLESLIRKYQPSVFLAAATSAGRTLMPYTAVKIPTGLTADCTELDIEEGTGNLLQTRPAIGGNIMATIKTPDHRPQMATVRPKSSRPLPEDASRTGDVVNLPFEKSLLDPRTQVLGYRNEESDTQGLDEADIVIAGGRGLKKGENFHLVTDLAKRLNAAVGASRDAVDRGWVSYPHQVGLSGKTVSPRIYVGIGISGAIQHLAGIKTSETIVSINPDPDATLHKIADLAIVGDAFQVIPEIQKRLDKKMKGEG